One part of the Sarcophilus harrisii chromosome 5, mSarHar1.11, whole genome shotgun sequence genome encodes these proteins:
- the LOC116419228 gene encoding C-type lectin domain family 2 member B-like, whose translation MKKGKKENAVAWKHNKKKVEHEVKEEKQEEEEEQDDEKGRDGREDVVEVKVPPRERRISKRLIYSSVAGVGFIIVIALAIFISKEVRRKSEELIQEQPLCSDNSLMCPEDWIKAFNKCYYISVDHKSWHESQQACANLGANLARFKTHQEMDFLMKRVGSASDCWFGLINEEGNSSWKWTDGTSPPEWLQIQGAGCARLSDDGISSDSCMSSRNYICSKEDRCS comes from the exons atgaaaaaaggaaaaaaagagaatgcgGTCGCTTGGAAGCACAATAAAAAGAAGGTGGAACACGAGGTGAAGGAGGAGAagcaagaggaggaagaggagcaagACGACGAGAAGGGCAGGGATGGCCGGGAGGATGTGGTGGAGGTCAAAGTGCCACCGAGGGAGC GTAGGATATCCAAAAGACTAATCTATTCATCTGTGGCTGGAGTTGGCTTCATCATAGTCATAGCGCTAGCCATCTTCATTAGTAAGGAAG TTCGAAGAAAATCAGAGGAATTGATCCAAGAACAACCACTCTGCTCAGATAACTCACTTATGTGTCCTGAAGACTGGATCAAAGCTTTTAACAAATGCTATTACATATCAGTGGATCACAAATCCTGGCATGAAAGCCAGCAAGCATGTGCAAATCTTGGTGCAAATCTGGCTAGATTCAAAACCCACCAGGAAATG GATTTCCTGATGAAACGCGTTGGTTCAGCTTCTGACTGCTGGTTTGGACTAATTAATGAAGAGGGAAACTCATCCTGGAAATGGACAGATGGAACTTCACCTCCTGAATG GTTACAGATTCAAGGAGCTGGTTGTGCTCGTTTATCCGATGATGGCATTTCTAGTGACAGTTGTATGTCTTCTAGAAATTATATATGCAGCAAAGAAGACAGATGTAGCTAA